AACTCCCGTGCCGTACTCAGCCACTCGGGCAGCGAACGGCCCCGCCGCCGGACGAAGGCCACCAGGAGCAGAGCGAGAGCGACGACCGCGGCCGGAACCAGCGCCATCGGCCCGACGAGCCAGCCGACGAGCAGCAGGGCGGCGGCGATCTCCACCAGCACCAGCCGTTGCAAACGGAACGAACCGGCGTGCCCCGGGCGGGACCTGAGGCCGAGTGCGACCGGTTGCCGGGGCGTTCCCTGCCGGGAGGCCGCTCCGGCCGGCACCGGGGCGGACGCATCAGCCCGGCCCCGCCCCACCGACCGGCCACGCGATCGCGACCGCGTTCCGGAAGCCATCACTCCATCCCCCCGATTTGCTCACAACTCGCTGGAACCAGGCGCCTGCACCGACCCTGGAGGGCCCAGGTACCCTACCCGCTCCACAGGACCCGCCCCGTACCAGGCATAGTAGGGGCCGGGTCCGACAACGGAGGGCGGGGGAGCGGGTTCCCCCGGAGCGCTCCGCGTGAGACACGGGGAGAAACGGGCACAGATGGCATCTCGGCGGGACCAACTCAACGCCTACACCTTCGCGAAGCGACGCATGCTGGCGTCCTTCGTCCAGTCGTCGCCGGACACCTCGGACGAAGGGGCGCCGCGGCCGCTGCGCGCCGTCCTGCCCGGAGCGATCGTGGGCGTGGTCGTCCTCGCGGCCTTCGGAGCCTGGGGCATGTTCAAACCGACGGCCCCGCAGGGCTGGGACACTCCGGCGACCAAGGTGATCATCGCCAGCAAGTCCACGACCCGGTACGTGGTGCTGAAGACGAAGGGCAAGGCCGAGCTGCACCCGGTCCTCAACATGGCTTCGGCCAAGCTCGTCCTCAACGGCCAGAGCGACGTCGACGTCGTCACCGTCGACGAGTCGATCCTCGACAACGGCACGATCCCGCACGGGGTCACCATCGGCATCCCCTACGCCCCCGACCGGCTGCCGTCCGCGTCGGAGGCCGGCGCGGACCACACATGGGCCGTCTGCGAACGCCCCAGCGGCAGCGGCAGCTCCATCCAGAAGGCCGCGTTCGTCCTGGCCGAGCGCGACCGGAAGAAGACCGAGAAGCCCGGTCAGAAGCTGCACGGCGGTGAACTCCTCTACGTCACCACTGTGTCGGACGGCAAGCAGTACGTGGTCGACGCACACGGCACCGCGTACCCGGTGGACGCGTCCGACAGCCACCTGGTGGAGACGCTCGTGGGCTCGGACCGCAAGCCGCAGCAGGTGACCAGCCAGTGGATCGACACCCTGCACCCGGGGGACCCGATCAGGTTCCCGCGGATCGAGGGCGTCCCGAACGCCGCCGCGAACGCACCGG
Above is a genomic segment from Streptomyces collinus Tu 365 containing:
- the eccB gene encoding type VII secretion protein EccB encodes the protein MASRRDQLNAYTFAKRRMLASFVQSSPDTSDEGAPRPLRAVLPGAIVGVVVLAAFGAWGMFKPTAPQGWDTPATKVIIASKSTTRYVVLKTKGKAELHPVLNMASAKLVLNGQSDVDVVTVDESILDNGTIPHGVTIGIPYAPDRLPSASEAGADHTWAVCERPSGSGSSIQKAAFVLAERDRKKTEKPGQKLHGGELLYVTTVSDGKQYVVDAHGTAYPVDASDSHLVETLVGSDRKPQQVTSQWIDTLHPGDPIRFPRIEGVPNAAANAPGELGDANRVGMVLRAPVNGHEQYFVVLPGRVAPVSDFVAQLLLADTNLVKVGQAGHFREVSAGAISRDKPFASQYNWPTQEPTAVNDASTATGSRNTVCNVLHHVDPRNGDTTLTTWAGKDFPAELATDSSSAYVTPGSGQLYRQFQGRETGVGPVFLVTDTGLRYALQSNADSASENEGIGMTAKQRRQMQTEAKLAQTRLGYADVRTTPVPAPWSKFLPTGPRLSTAGASQPQGS